The DNA region AGTTTGGTTTGCACGCCTTTTAACACCATCTTATCGTTGTAGTTTTCAAGccttgagttttttttattattatcaatgATCTTGAGAACGTGTCACAAGCATTTTTGTCTGAAATGTTTTTGAAGAACTTTCTATTGTTCAGGTCTAACTGCCAAAGTCATTGATCGCACAAAGACAATGGAAGATGTCTATGGAGCTTTCTATGATTTTTCTTGCATGCTAAAAACAAAGGTATGCCATCACGATCCTCTTTTTGTTATTTGACTGTCTGTTCTGTTTTTAGAAGATGATGATAGAATGTGTATTATATGTACATAGGTCGACAAGAACGATCCGAATGCCAGTACGACGCTAAACCGACTTGAAGCCGTTCATAAAGTCTGCAGAGACACTGGAGTCCTTCATAACAGgtgcatatttttttttttttgtctttttattcttttagataATTTTGGATTTAGAGATAATTCTCAGCTTCATTTTTTCCCAAGTCTGCTTTGCTTACTAGAGGATCCAAAGTCAGTCAAGCAAATATAGAACTACTTTCTGTTTTGTGGTGACATGAGAGTAAGCTGCATTAGATTAATTCAAAAGATGTCTCACTAAGAAACTAGTCCAGCATAGAATAATActatagtaattttttttggtttgggtttCTGATGAATCGttgtctcttttctctctcaGAAAATCTTATATTAATGACAAAGGACAATCTGTCAATGTCTATGTAAGTCGACACATATCCCTCTTTTTCAATAGAAGTATCgttctctctttttgtttttaacagATACGTTACTTATCATCATCCTCTGATTCTCTACCCAAAAAATGCAGATTGTAATGCTTGTGATTCTACTGGCAATAGTCTTTGCATATCTCAGAGCAAACTGAGTGATCAATGATTGACAGTGTGATTCGTAGGTTCATTCTTGTTCAGCGTGAATCACGCCACTCTCTTTTTCTTATAACTGAATTCCTATTCAAGATTGTTTCTAGAACAACCTGGTTTGGTCTAAACCAATGTAATTTGAATAATCATACTTTTTTCATATATCTCTCTtgtttatcaatatatattgcCAATGGTTTTTGTGGTTCCAGAATTCAAAGTGAAAACTAAATTCGATTCAGAATTGCACGTAAATAATGTACATACACCAGATTCGAACATGAACATTTTGCGTATTTTGAACAAACACTGACATCAAACACCTTTGTAAAACCAATGTTTGAGAAACGAATCACTGTGAAAGTAATTGGACAATTATGCAGATTAACTCAAAAATGAAGTGTATTCACATATGAAGATGATAGATACAGAGAGGATCCAAATACAATATTGAGATGAGACCTCAAAATTGAACAAACTCTTTATTCAAGTGGCATAACAATGGCAGAAATCTTCAGTAACGCCTAACCTCATGAACATGGGCTTCTGTTTAGCCggtgaatattttttttcgtttctttttctttctacaGAAGAACACACACAACTCTTCTACAGAACCATAACAACCATAGAGAACCAGTGTTACCTTTGCTTCAATTTCTTAATCTCAAAAGACTTCAGACACTTTGCTAGCAAGAACTCGCTCCCGTCTTTCAATGTACTCATAAGGGAACCAACCGGCTTTGCCTTTGCATTCACCTTCTGCCCATCCGCTGCCTGTGACCTGACAGTTGTCAACAGACGAATGTGTTATTATCAAACatttaaatgtgaaaataaAAGAGACATTATTATTGTTGGTTTACTATCAAACCTTTCTAACAACAACGTATTCACCAGTCGATAAGCTGAGCTCGACGTTTGTCACTCCGTGATATGGGAACAACACctgaaaatgttttattaaagagGGAATAGTAACATGTTACAGGTGGAACATCTCACGAGAAAATAAGCATTAGATGACGACAATAGCATACCTCTCCTAAAAAGTAACTCATGCTATCTGTTGGCGTGTCATGTGTGTGAGATGATGCAAACACTCCATTCGCTTCCTCATATGATGGAGGCGGCGGCATGTTGGCTGCACTTGATGGAGTAGTGGGAGCTTCAATACGTTGCCTCTCAGATGTCATCTGCACGTTAGGAGAATGTTCAATTTTCCCCGTACTCGACTCAGATAATGATGAGCTGTCAAGTTGAAAGATGTAAAACCAACCTCTCCTTCTAGCTGATCAAGTATCTGGAGGACTCTTTGATGGTAACCACGTTCTGATTCAACCTTGAGAAAAGGAATGAACAATATTCagttgtttcaaaataagtaaaaatgaAGCTTATAAAGCAATCAGGCTACCATTGAAATAAGTCGTTCAAGAGTCTGTTTTTGTTGTTGATCTTCAACGGAAGATAAAGCAGAAGCGGCTTCCTTCCCCAGCGTTGTCATATTTGACTTTAGGTCTTGAAGTTTTGCTTCAGCAGATTCCAGTTTCATCAATATCTCAGGATTCCCTTGAGACTCTCTCGCCTTTGCTTGGCGTCTTGCAACTTCTGTAGCCTTGTTTAGGTTTAAAACGGTTGCATGAGTATATATTCTACCATGCTAAGTGATAACAAATGGCGAAAGAGGAAAACAATCATATTCCTATGAAAGTTAATTAAACTGCTTCCTGGTAAGTACTATCTTTCGTGGTACCTGAGCTTCAGCTTCTTGGCGCATTCTATCATAACGTTGAGCAAGATGTCTAGCATCCTCCAATGGAGCTCCCAAAACCAATGCCCGTAGCGGCTCAGCAACCTAAAAGTTTCATGTTAAAGTTACAGATTGAGATGTAATTGTAGTAGGCACTCCACTAACCATGGCaggaaataatttttttttttgtgttgttatATCACCATGAATGGATGATGAGAAAGAAGACATACTTGAGTACCAAGAGCCTTCAACATATTTCCACGCTCTTTTTCCATCTGCGCCCGAGCACGCCCATAACTCAGTGCAGCCCTTGTTAATACGTTACCATTTGTACATGTGTTCTCTGAACCATACTTCCTGCTATCCTCAGACAGTTTCGTCCCTGGGGAACAACGAGTACACAAAATGCAAGCCAGGACAGTGAGAAAAAAACTAACGTCTACAACAGACATATAAAAAAAGATACTGTAAGCCAAACATTAAAGGggcaaaaaaacaaataacctAATTCAACTTGTTTTGAACCCGTGACTATATAACCTTCCACCCCACGAACAATGTCTCTTTGGTAATGCTGGAAATGAAGAATGTATAAGtgtccaaaaaaattaaaaagcttTTCTAAGTAAAGAACCTTGGCAGCACGGGTTGAAATGTAAAGCTTTTCGAGTTTCTGATGCTGGTGGAGCTCTGCATCATCCGACAAACCAGAGCCAtgccctcctcctcctcctccaaatTGCTTGAAGACAGCCTTTACCCATTACAACACAAAACTTAAAGTCAGTTTACTACTTACTTAAACCTCAATCATGAGGAACAAACAAACATCCCGTCTCATGGTCATTTCATTTGTAACAAGCAGCCAACAAAACAAGCATTATGCAAAGGCATCAACGCAGGGGACATCGAGCATTATATATGAAAtcatatttatacaaaaaaaaaccatcaTTAAATTTCTGATATATTGACATATAAACAAGACATGAGCAACCTTAATGCCAAATCAACATTTAAATCAGAATAATTCATACCACAATCAGAATTAAAATTCAAAcccaaaaacatatatagatcCACCAAGTTACACAGTAAGTCAGAAAGTCATCGATCGCCtttattgattgattgattcacCAGAAACCCAACAGATCAATCCAAATCACAAACGAAATAGAGGGCAGCAAAAGAAATGGGATCAAAACAAAATGAGAGAGCAAACAAAGTTAGaagctttttttgttttgttttgcacCTGTCTTGCGACTTGTTCCCTGATCCTGCTTGCTTGTTTTCTTATTGCATCCATTTCTCTACCTCAGATCACAACTCTTCGACAAaacctcttcctcttcctttttTGTATCTTACTTCCACCTTCGAGCTCGCCCAAGAAGAGATTCAAAATCGTCAAAATGTCGTTTGAACACGATGAAGATCAAAGGTAGAAAGTCTCTGCCTCAGAAAGAAGTTTCCAGTAATTAAGGCCTATTGGGCTTATTATTAAAATCCAGTATTTTAACAAGCCGCGAAAAATGAGGGGGAAACAAAAACTGGGCCCGATAGAAAACCCTAGAGATATATAAATGAGAAGCCGCCACAAGTATCATTAGGTCTTCCTCTCTCTCCAGTTGTCGAagccgcttcttcttcttcactgttGCCCTGAAGCTCTCTAACCATGGCTGTCGGGTAAACTCTATTTACATCTCTCATgcattattattatcattttcttaACGACGAGTATTATTCGGATTTGAAATAGGAAGAACAAGAGGATCTCCAAGGGTCGTAAAGGAGGCAAGAAGAAGATGTAAGTAAATCGTCATTTTACCAATATTTTTTGAGTTTCAGATTTTTCGATATTCAATCTGTATATTGATGATGACAaagtctttttgtttttttttttttttaaattcagtgTTGATCCTTTCTCCAAGAAGGATTGGTATGATATCAAGGCTCCCTCTAACTTCACTCACAGAAATGTCGGAAAGACCCTTGTTTCCAGAACTCAGGGTACCAAGGTAATAATGTCTACGTCTGTTACTTGCACACTTGTGAGATTAGGTTTCTTGTTCTGTAGATTTAGAGGTAGTAGagcttttggtttggtttcattACGAGAACTGGTTGGTTTTATTATAAGAACTGCAGTTGTGTCGGAATATTCTATGAGTAACTTATATTTTTTGCTTTGTCAAAATCTTTAACTTTTTCTTCTGGGTTGGCTCAACAGATTGCCTCTGAGGGATTGAAACACAGGGTTTTTGAGGTCTCTCTTGCTGATCTTCAAAGCGATGAGGATCATTCTTACAGGAAGATCCGTCTCAGAGCTGAAGATGTTCAGGGCAGGAATGTGTTGACCCAGTTCTGGGTAagttttaaatcttcaaaacttTTATATGCATAATCCTATATGAAgctatttaaattttgattttttagaagTAGTAAGGACAATGAACTGTTGTTCTGTTACGGTCTGTTAGGGTATGGATTTCACAACCGACAAGGTGAGGTCGTTGGTGAAGAAGTGGCAGACTTTGATTGAAGCCCATGTCGATGTGAAGACCACAGACAGCTACACTTTGAGGATGTTCTGCATTGGTTTCACCAAGAGGCGTGCTAACCAGGTCAAGCGTACTTGCTACGCTCAGTCCAGCCAAGTCCGCCAGGTAATAAATAACCACAACGTAGCATGTGTATGTAGTTGTATAGAAGTCACTGagattttgacttttttttttaaataatttttggcTGGATTGTTGTAGATCCGCAGAAAGATGAGTGAGATTATGGTGAAGGAGGCTTCATCATGTGACCTTAAGGAGCTTGTGGCCAAGTTCATCCCGGAGTCCATTGGGAAGGCGATTGAGAAGGCGACACAGAACATCTACCCATTGCAGAATGTGTTCATCCGTAAAGTCAAGATCCTCAAGGCTCCTAAGTTTGACCTTGGAAAGCTCATGGAGGTGAATTTAGACTAATTGTTGTCATCAGCATCTTATCTTTTAGTTTAGAGCCATTAATGTAATCttaactttgttttattttttcttgttagGTTCATGGTGACTACACAGCGGAGGATGTTGGTGTGAAGGTAGACAGGCCAGCTGAAGAGACAGCTGAGGAACCAACTGAAATCATCGGAGCATAGAATATTtatagatttgtttttttcatgTTTGGCAAGAAAAACTAATGTTGTGGAGTTTTGTTAAGAGAACTTCTACCTCTTTGCGACtgtttttgttctcttttttgATGGATTATCACTCTTGTTTATCATAGTTTttatattgtcttttttttttgtgcactcTTTTATATCGTCTTCATTCCtggattttcttaaaatattaggaagaaaatatttataaatgatcgAATTATAACTGACTTTACAGTATACATTTGAAATTCTAAATTTACTATTGCATTATTAGCTAATTGTTCAGTTTGTGATGTGCGActtgtattttttgtttcttcctcTTTGAAATTGAATTATTGAGACCGAGTCCTGTCTCTTTCACCATTTCTGCtcatatctttctttcttttttacctTTCTTTGATTTGAGAAATGATATTTTGTCTCGTTTGCTAAGATGTGTTTTCTACTATAGTTTCTGACGAATGATTACATTGTTTGTCGAAATTAAGTAATTCAAATGAATTGTGTTTAGTTAAAACTCAATTGATTATGTATTGTGACTTATGTATTGGCTTCCTTTTCTAGTTTGGTCTTGTGTTTTGTCTGATAATTGTTTTCTCGCAATTTTGGGTGTAAAAAGGAAGACGGACGTTTTAGTTACATCACTtccatataaatatgtaatagtGACTTTTTATCTCTAGTTTGCGATTTAGTGTCAGTGTATTTACAATTAAGTAGAATTTACCTAGGTCAGACACACACACTTATGTAGATTGTGTACTGTGTAGCAAAATTTTCCCCCATCCCACCCTCGTCACTGAGATTTTGGAGGCATGTTACACTGtctatgtaaataaaaattttgcgggcctaaaataaatttttggaGGATTATGTCTAtgtaattttcttcaaaattttcGGGGGCCTGTTGCAAATGTTTCATTACGCATTGCTCAGGGCCGGTCCTGGTCACTCCTCACCTTACTAGCCTACTACTCCCTTTCcataaatcttttttctttttttgaaaaatattaaattaattcaaccaaggaaatatttttttacaacgaGTGTTGATTTTCTTAGTCAGTGAACATTTAACCCACCCTTGAAGTATATCTGAAAGAGAACTATGTTTCCATGATTTTTTGGTAAGCTCTGACTCTCGGTGTTTCATGCCTGGTGATGCGGTGTCAAACTGGCTTGTCTATGATTCTTATAACCAAAGCTGATTTAGGTTCTTTATCCGGCCTTCTTCCATTTCGTTCCTTCCAAACAACATATAAGGTTGTCTGAAACACATACCTTAACAGGAGCAATTCAATCTTGCTGCGATTTGTAGTTAGGAAGAGAACGATCTCTTCCCATTATCCCGTggtttataaatctttttcacacaaaaggagaatacatacacacatatatatatacaccaaaATACCAATTAAGGTTGGCCTAAAAGATCACTAACAAACCATATGACAGGTGGTTTAGCTAGGCAGGCTTTGGATTGCTAAGCATCCCGAGTTTGAAAACACCCATTACACTTTTATTATACAAATACGCATATATAGGTTCATTCCTTCGTTTGAAAACCCAGACTATTTATAGACTGTATTCTTTTTTCAGTAGATTTTGGATACTCCAggttaataaaaaatatcagtAACAAACTAACTAATCGTAGCTATTccttcaaaacaaaaaaaaccctaatttttcccAGGATCAGTTACGCTAATAGCAGGGGCGAAGCCAGAAAGAATTCTCAATGGGTACATATCtgatacaaaataaaatatatgccTACAGGAGCTTCAAACTTGCGACATCGTGGGTGCACAAGGGTACAATTACCATCTTTCCTAGCTAGTTTTGATAGTATTTCACATACTAAATACATAATATCAAGAAAATTACGGTTGCACGTGAACCCTCTCTTCATGCTCTGGCTTTGCCACTGGCTAATAGCAGACTAGTGAAAATTATGTGTATTAAATAGGCATGGACATAAAAACCGAGAACTAAAACCAAACTCGAATTGaactgtaaaaattaaattcaaaaaccGGACAgaagtttaaaaataatcaagcggttcctatatttctataacaaaaaaccaaaattaaaccGAATAAATCGAATGGATACTTGAATGTCCGAAATACCATTTGTatacctaaatttttttaactatatttagtattagaaataccaaaaattttaattatattacttACTTATACACCTGATTACCCAAGAAAATCTAAatacccaaatatttatttatcaagtatTTATAGTTAGCCAAATTATCCTAAAATTAGATTACCCGAATAGAgtttatccaaaatattaaaatttatccGAATAACCTGATTTTTATCCAAAAACCTCAAAAATCTGTTTTTACCCTGAATTATGTAAAATTAACCGAAAAAACAGAACCATACCGAACCATAACCAAATTGGAACCAAAAATTTATCGGTATTGATCGGTTCTTATAATTGTTACACAAACCAATTTTATTGATAACCGGAAAAATTCTTATATCTCTAGaaccgaaaaaaaactaaaaaccgaACTGAAATTGAACAAACCGAATACCCAGGCCTAATATTAAATACACAAATAATTTCATCAAGGTTTGAAGAAGTATGTCATCCATCCCCTGTCATTCCATaaatttttgaaacactttttgTTATAACTGGTTGGGCTATGGTATGTTTTATTGCCTTACCTCAGAACTGATTTTGGATATGAATAACAACTTTTTGCAGAATATCAAGTTTAAGTTTGAATGCCAAGATTTAGAATCCAATTTCACAATAACTAGTAGTACCTTTACATCTGGCAAAGGAAGTTTCCTGATCAGGACTCTTTAGTTTAGAAGCTGCactatatatagattttataataACCCCCAAGCTAATAGTAGTtatctttttgatttttaatttgaagcaaactataaaaggaaacattGCATAActagaaattaaaataatttattttgatactgatcttttttattattattgtttaatCCTTACAGGATTTGGCTATAGTGGTTGCTTTGGTGAACTCCACTCCAACGGTGGTTTGCATCTTCTCCATTTCCATCACTACCAAAACCCACGCTTCTCTCTTTTCTGTTTGGCAGTGATAGGTAAATTGCTTTTTTGGTTTCgtttttttgaactttatttATGCTGCTTTTGTTTTTAGATATTAAGTGTCTGAATCCAAtttgaatttgtttattttgtttgaatttataattttttaagtaTGTAGCAATAAATCGAGATGGGTTGGATAGTATATCGCCTTTAACTCAGGCCCGGTTCTTGACTATGGCGATAGGGGCGTTGCTCTGGATccataaatacataaaaaaaatttaatgttattttatttattttcaggaCTCATTTCAAATGGTTATATGACTAAATACTTGATAAAGTTATAATAAAGGacttataattaactaaaactaattcatatataacaaaacaaactCAAAAGAATATGTATGTTTCACCATTTTCTAATTTTTCCgatgaatttattttattagtttaaattaaaaatgtaacaatttttaaaagaaaatgtttattaaaGGGTCTTTCGTCTAAggcttttaaattttttaagacGGTAGGGACTGCATGGGAGTGTTTATCGCAGACCGGAAACTTAAGTTGTAACTACAAATTGTAAACTACTATTGTTTCTACTTATTGGAGTAAAATGTTACCATACTCACCTATCTGGAATGAGGCATGTATtacat from Raphanus sativus cultivar WK10039 chromosome 8, ASM80110v3, whole genome shotgun sequence includes:
- the LOC108820731 gene encoding SH3 domain-containing protein 2, with the protein product MDAIRKQASRIREQVARQAVFKQFGGGGGGHGSGLSDDAELHQHQKLEKLYISTRAAKHYQRDIVRGVEGYIVTGSKQVELGTKLSEDSRKYGSENTCTNGNVLTRAALSYGRARAQMEKERGNMLKALGTQVAEPLRALVLGAPLEDARHLAQRYDRMRQEAEAQATEVARRQAKARESQGNPEILMKLESAEAKLQDLKSNMTTLGKEAASALSSVEDQQQKQTLERLISMVESERGYHQRVLQILDQLEGEMTSERQRIEAPTTPSSAANMPPPPSYEEANGVFASSHTHDTPTDSMSYFLGEVLFPYHGVTNVELSLSTGEYVVVRKVTGSGWAEGECKGKAGWFPYEYIERRERVLASKVSEVF
- the LOC108819079 gene encoding 40S ribosomal protein S3a-2 — translated: MAVGKNKRISKGRKGGKKKIVDPFSKKDWYDIKAPSNFTHRNVGKTLVSRTQGTKIASEGLKHRVFEVSLADLQSDEDHSYRKIRLRAEDVQGRNVLTQFWGMDFTTDKVRSLVKKWQTLIEAHVDVKTTDSYTLRMFCIGFTKRRANQVKRTCYAQSSQVRQIRRKMSEIMVKEASSCDLKELVAKFIPESIGKAIEKATQNIYPLQNVFIRKVKILKAPKFDLGKLMEVHGDYTAEDVGVKVDRPAEETAEEPTEIIGA